The following DNA comes from Astatotilapia calliptera chromosome 6, fAstCal1.2, whole genome shotgun sequence.
CTGTCTTTGGAGGATGACAGGAGGCTGAATTAATTTTGTTAACTGGCTGGATAAAACTGCAGATTACATGAAATGTATTGTAATATCTTTGCATTCTTCTTCCGTACTGTAGGAGCAGACAAACCTGTATGGGGCTCATCCATTTTACCTGGCAATGGAAGATGGAGGGAACGCACACGGCTTCTTCCTGCTGAACAGCAATGCAATGGGTAAGTCTGTTAGTCACCCTAATACCTTCTGGTTTCACAATGTGCAATAggtcacatacacaaacactcagGAACAGCAGAATAAAATGCTTAAGCTTACAAGTCAAGTTCACATGACAGCAGCTGACTAAGTTAAGCAATTTCATAAAAGCAGAAGTTACAAATGGACTTTCCAGTGTGTGACAATAAACTTCATATCATACTCAGATGTCATATTGATTATTCAGAGCTTTGCCAACACAAACTGTAAAACGATTTGCAATGTACTGAAGTTTTAATaagatttgtttcattttgccaTTGAACTAAGTTATGTTGAAAATCACCTTTAGATTATTATACAGACCTCTGTTCTTTTCTgcgtttgttttctgtgttgttcTTTCACAAACTGAAGATGTAGTTTGGAAATGAGAATGATCAGCCTAATATCTTACTCTATTTTCTTCTAAAGTGCACGTTTCTTTTGATGAAAAATGTCTCATCAGTTTCTTATCTGTTTTGTCAGACGTGGCCCTCCAGCCTACCCCGGCCCTTACCTGGCGTACTATTGGTGGGATCCTTGACTTTTACATTTTCCTTGGTCCTGATCCTGGTTCAGTGGTTCAGCAATATGTGGATGTTGTAGGTCAGTAGTAGCACTGTGATGAGATGCACATATATGTAGGCATGTGTACTGCACCCTGATCCATGTTTTCATGGGAGAAAACCTCAAAAATCAGACAACCACCctttgagcaaacacttggcaaaagtgggaaggaaaaactcccttttaagtgCTCTACTGGGGTGATGCAGTACTATAGTACTATGTCAAGATAAGATggagcctgattattcaagaccttgtatagACTTATCACCTCGTGTGATAAgtaggattttaaatttgagttaggatttaacagggagccaatgaagaggaGCCAGTATAGGAGAAATATTCTCTCTTTCtggtccctgtcaggactcttgctgcagcattttttggaacaactgaaggcttttcagggagctttTAGAACAGTCATATGAAtgacagtagtccagcctagaagtaataaatgcatgaactaatTTCAGCATCACCCTGAGACAGgataattttagagatgttgcacaaatggaagaaagcagtccaacatatttgtttaatatgtgcattgaaggacatgtcttggtcaaaaatgactccaaggttcctcacagtgttactggaggccaaagtAATGCCATCTAGACTAAGAATCTGGTAAGACAGATGATTACTCTGGAAATATCTCACATTATAAGCAGGAAATCGGAGGTCATCCAGGTTTTTATGTCCTCATGACATTACTGTAGTTTAATCAATTGCCGTGTGTTATCTAACTTCATGGATAGATGAAGCTGGTTATGATCTGtatagcaatgaaaatgtattctaGGCCTGAGAGAAGCatgtgaaatgtaaacaaactgGTCCCAGCatagaaccctgtggaactccattaTATAAATAACTCCAGCCTTTTGCCTCTGTCACCTTGagtttgtcctgtttttgttttgagaaTCGCCGCTTTCTTTTCATCCATCTTTGTTGACACAGGATACCCAGCGATGCCAGTCTACTGGGCCTTAGGGTACCATCTCTGCCGATGGGGCTACTACACGAGTAATTCTACGTGGGAGGTTGTCAAGAGCATGAGGAATTATGGGATACCTCAGGTAATTTCTTTTGTAGTACGTGtcagtgtttttagtttttgttcttttgtaatTAACCCTAAACATATGCATTTCTCTTAAGTAGCTTTAGGATGAGtgaattcattttattattaataataatgagtcTGTTTAATCGCAGGATGTCCAATGGAATGACATTGACTACATGGACAAATTTATGGACTTTACATATGAATCAAAAAAGTTTGACACACTACCTGAACTGGTCAGGGACCTACATGCTCATAACCAACGCTACGTCATGATCCTGGTATGCAAACACACGTGTACTTGGTCTCATGTGTTTTGTGTCTGCTTTGGCATGTGAGTGTTTAAGTGAGTCGTTTATTAATCCTTCAGGACCCGGGTATCAGCAGCACACAACCCGAGGGCTCATACTGGCCCTTCGATGAAGGTGTAAAGAGAGGAGTTTTTATTAAAGATGCTGAAGGGAAAACGCTTATTGGGAAGGTGAGACATGAAGCCACACAACCACATTAACTGAGCCATGTTCTGTGACGCAGGATTAATGAGTTAGGGAAACATGTTGAGCCTAGAGCCTGTATATGATGGTGCTGGGCTTTCTTGTTCCAGAGTAGATTTAAGTATTTGTGAGCCCCACTTTTTCATTGATTCTTTTGCTGATGAAATAATCAAAGTGCACAGTAGATACTTAGCAGAGATGTTCGTTGTTGTGCGTCTTGTTTCACAGGAATTTTAAGCATAAATATGCCTGGGCCTAATCTGCTGCTAAGTCAGTATTGCTGCTATTAAGATGTTTTTATTGGTATTTATCACAGAGAATATTCATTCCTTCATTATGGAGGCCATGTCAGACCTGAATACACTTATCTAATGTTAATATTGAGAGTGCACCCAGgggtaaaataaatactttCACTGATGAATTTACAGGATTAACAGTTTTCTGCAACATTCCCCTCTTCTCTACTTTGATGTacctgtgttgtgttttgctgtAATAAGTCTTTACATCCTTTATCTCTCCTGCTGTTTCTCTTGACTGATTGGGCAGAACGTAATTGGTTCATTTTGTGCAGAAGATGCAAATAATGCATCAGAAGCCTGCTTTTATTTTAGCATGCGCAGAGACCCCGGGCTTTCTTTGAAAGCTGCTAACTATCATTGTGATACCTGCTGTCTCAAATCAAATCCCCAATCAAAGAAAGCAGAGTTACACTGAACCAGCTTCTTACTCCACCAGTTCTTCGATCACTTAAACCCATTGTTATGACCCAGTGATGTGTTTGTTGGTGTTGTGCCTCCCACCGGAGGATGGTGGcggtattttcccttttttctctcctaGGAGGTGGACACCTGGGCGTGGCTGCTAGGTATCTGGGTGGAGTCTCTACACACCTTCCGACTGGATAATTGATGGACCACCTCCAGTACTTAACGTCCGGATGACAGTCACCTGGGAGTGCTGTTTGGAACCCCGTTGACTCGGTCACGGGgttgtgtgttgtgtcattGTAGTGCAGGCTGGAGTATTCACGTGTACCTCTAGCcttgccatgtaaataattgtaaataAGTTAACCAGTGGCAGTCACTTTTTTGTTCCTTTGCTGTATAACTTTCACTGTCGCAGCCTAGTAGGCGTGAGAAGccgttttcttttgttgaacaagttttctcctgtttttcgttAGATAGTTAGGTAAGtgacttgtcttttgttttggcttctttttattttggtgtaggGAAGACTAGGGATTGTTTTATAGggagttttgtttattgttttggcattgctcactgctgatgaaaataaatggctgcttaaatacttaaaaaaggtGTCGTTGTTGGGGTTTGTGCGTGGGTGGGAAGTGAGTGGGGCAAACTATTTGTTACGTTTATTTACTTGCCGGGACCAGAACGTAACACCATGTAGACGTCACTGATTCAGAGGTTTTAATAGAAGTGTTCAGTGTCCTGACACAGAATGTGAGAATCCATAAACGTTCTGTCTTGAGCATGGAAAGCGACCTACTCCTGACCAGGTTATGTTAAACATAAGTTACCATGGCGATTTAGCAAGACAAAAAGAGAGCCCCGTTCATGTACCAGAAAACTCTGACTTTAGGCTCATCACAGCTCACTCACTCATTAATCTGGGCGGTACTACAGTAGCTACAGTATAGCTGAAAGCTTTTGAAAGTTCTCCAGCTTCATTAGCTCTACGTAATTCAGCTGGACCGGTTCTTAAGTGCAGCCAGGCGAGCCCAATAATAAATGAACATGGTTTTGAATGTTAAGCATGAATTTAAACTAAAATTCTTTCTTCCCGTTTCCAGGTGTGGCCTGGTCTCACGGCATATCCAGATTTCTCTGATGAAGTGACACATGAATGGTGGTATGACAACCTACAGATGTTCCACGATAAGGTGGCGTTTGATGGATTATGGATTGTAAGTATGAGAACAGTGCAGGCTGTTAAATAAGTAATCACTGACTCCTGCCTAGATGTCTCCTTATGATTATTTAAAGATCTGACAACACTTCACTTGGTTTTAGGACATGAATGAGCCATCAAACTTCCTGGATGGATCGACCAGTGGCTGCCCAACAAACAATCTTGAAAACCCTCCTTACACTCCAGGTAGGAGATTGGATCTACAACAGAGATCACACTACAAACATACAATACATTTGGGTTTCATGGGGTCTTCTGCTTTCAGGTGTACTGGGAGGTTTGCTGAGAGCCAAAACCTTGTGTGCCACCGCGCAGCAGAAGCAGTCCATACATTACAACATGCACAGTCTGTATGGACTGATGGAAGCTAAAGCCTCTGCAAGGTTTGATGCTCTCAATACTCGGATGTACACACGCAACGGAAATAAAACACTACAATACTTCTTCATTACACACTTTGTCTTGTTGTTTTCACTTCCTCTCTGTCCCCGTGTTCAGCGCTCTGAAGCGAATTGTGGCAAAGAGACCTTTCGTGATCTCTCGCTCCACCTTCCCCAGTCAGGGCATGTACTCTGGTCACTGGCTTGGAGACAACAGGAGTCAGTGGAAAGACCTTTACACTTCTATAGCAGGTCAGAAGTTCAGCAGATACAGATCATACACACTGATGCATAAACGACGACACTGTGGCTGATCTGTTGTCGTAAAACTGCTTATTTGAATTCTTGGATAATCTCTtctattatttatcattttggaTTTGAGGATGTTTCGTGTGAAATTGTCCGTCTCATCGTTGGATATTTAACTCCCATTTCCTTCTGTGCAGGTATgctgacctttaaccttttgGGCATCCCGCTGGTGGGAGCAGATGTCTGCGGCTTCAGCGAGGAGACGCAGGAGGAATTGTGCGTCCGCTGGACTCAGCTGGGAGCTTTCTATCCGTTCACACGAAACCACAACGCCATCAGCATGAAGGTAAGAGTGTCCTCTTCAGTTTATCACTTACAGGTTTAGCTGTGCTTCTGAAAATTGtacttatttgtttatttatagtttCGTGATGACACCTGAAACTTTtacatcagtgtttgttttgtagCTTGAGACGTCATTTGGAGAATCTAAACATGTAACTGCATGTCTACTAATGGAttcatttttctattttgcATCTCCTACTGTGTGTGGGGCTTATTTTTGTGGTTTTACAGCCTCAAGACCCGACAGCTTTCAGCCCGCTTGCTCGCACAGCCATGAAGGAGGCTCTGCTGCTGCGCTACTCTCTCTTCCCTGTTCTCTACACTCTCTTCCATCACGCGCATGTGCACGGACACACAGTGGCTCGACCAATAATGTTCGAGTGAGTAGGAATCCTAAAAGCACAGATTTTCATGTATTCCGTGTGTTTCCGGGGTGCATAACTTTACGTACTCAAAAGGTTTCCCAAAGACGTGAAAGCCTACGGCATCGACAAGCAGTTCATGTGGGGGAAGAGTTTGTTGGTGACACCAGTGTTGGATCCTGGAGTGGTCTACGTGGATGGTTACTTCCCTGAGGGACTGTGGTACGACTATTACACGGTGAGACTCTGTGAGCGATAGTGCGAGGACAGAGCGTATGGTGACTTGATCAGAGTGCTTATATCATGTGTGTTCCTTTACTTCCCAGGGCGACTGTGTGACCAGTAAGGGCGAAGAGCTTCAACTCAATGCGCCTCTAGATAAGATCAACCTGCATTTGCGTGAGGGCTCCATTATACCAACACAGGTAAAAGGTTTTTCAGCTAAAACGGTCCTGTTACAATGCTGGATGCTCAAATTAACCATGGGCAGACTTTTAAATAGTACAGTCAGAATATGTGGCTGTAATCCCTGTAAACCTAAGGGCATCTTACACTGCAGTTTGTTTACTCGAACCAAAatctgtcattaaaaaaaaaaaacgtgagaATGTTCAGTCTGCTGATTGGCCAAGTGCGTCTGAGGCGGGAGCAACAACAGTAAACAAAGGAAGTGTTCTGTGTTCTGGATGAGTAGAGAACATGGAGAATTTATGCTCATTTTACAGCTACTTGATTGGCCGTACTGACCTTCACATATGTATGGTACTCTCCCAGATCCCAGAATGCAAAGCATGACAGAGTGGGTACAGGAGCTGCTGTAGCCTAAACTTGCAGCGTGCACCTGCTAGTTTGTTCGGATAGAAGTTGGATCCTGTTCACACCATAAACAATCCACTCTGCAGTAGCACTCAGCAGTAAAAGTGGCAAAGTGTAAGAGAACAAGGTGAAAGCTTTGCCTTTAACtccaatattattatttttgcaatgAAATTTAGAACAAGTTTACCAAAGTTTGAAGGAAATTTAGGCTAAAATGGGACTTTTCACGCTGAAGCACTCAACTTTGCTTCACATTACCTTGGCCGAGGTGAGAATGCAAATGTCTGACTCAGACTGAACATCAAACAGTCTTTAACCTGCCAGCCGGTCAGTAAACCTTGTGTAGCAAGCAGCACAGACCATACTGCACTGTGTAAGGGGGAGGCAGCCCTACCTCGTCAGCTTTCTCGTCGAAACCCCACAGAGCGTTTCCAGAAGTGTCAGCGTGTCTGAAACAGACAATCTCCCGTTGTGTGCTAGATATGAAGGGAAAGCACATGCATATCTACACTTGTCGCCGATATCTATCAGTGCATATctggcaggggtgtccaactccaggcctcgagggccggtgtcctgcaggttttagatgtgtccttgatccaacacagctgatttaaatggctaaattagctcctcaacatgtcctgaagttctccagaggcctggtaacgaactaatcatttgattcaggtgtgttgactcagggtgagatctaaaacctgcaggaaaccggctctcgaggcctggagttggacagcCCTGATACATGGTTTATTGGATTTTATTATTTGAACCTTTTGAAACCTCTGCAtctcaaacataaaaatataacatttaatcCAAACACATTCAGATGTAATTCACACAAATTACGCCAAAAAattttgttaaattttttttgtgcTATAAACGATGATATCTGTGGCTCCATATGCTACCTCCTTGTGTTGGACTTTTgccttttaaaataacaaacaaactctAAGTCTGTGCTGAAAACTGAAGAATGCTgaaaaccgtgtgtgtgtgtgtgtgtgtgtgtgtgtgtgtgtctgaatttGTGATTCTACTGgtcagacgtgtgtgtgtgtgtcttccacTTGATTCACAttcatgttttctctctgtgcatgtttgAACAGGCGCCCAACCTGACCCTGTGGGTAAGCACCG
Coding sequences within:
- the gaa2 gene encoding lysosomal alpha-glucosidase isoform X2 → MVSYKKLNPEDVQFSSAVLSEEPVQGEASALEPEDASLLQRGPSCSVTTGLLVIGCLLLVLCGAWLLGAVLWLHTPNQQEHKPPLPGPGQTPGPKVQTSANDTAASFRTETCSLIPEAWRFDCYPERGVVVTRELCEARNCCFIPASTAFSSASRPSGKNGIPWCFYPSEFPSYSLVSLNDTLLGQKATLMKEVKTYYPGDILTIEVEMRYETDKRLRVRITDPSSSRFEVPISVPTVTNKTESPDYIIELSKQPFGLVVKRRSTGAVLLNTTVAPLFYADQFLQFSTSLPTQFIYGLGEHRSTFLHDVHWNTLTMWARDVPPTEQTNLYGAHPFYLAMEDGGNAHGFFLLNSNAMDVALQPTPALTWRTIGGILDFYIFLGPDPGSVVQQYVDVVGYPAMPVYWALGYHLCRWGYYTSNSTWEVVKSMRNYGIPQDVQWNDIDYMDKFMDFTYESKKFDTLPELVRDLHAHNQRYVMILDPGISSTQPEGSYWPFDEGVKRGVFIKDAEGKTLIGKVWPGLTAYPDFSDEVTHEWWYDNLQMFHDKVAFDGLWIDMNEPSNFLDGSTSGCPTNNLENPPYTPGVLGGLLRAKTLCATAQQKQSIHYNMHSLYGLMEAKASASALKRIVAKRPFVISRSTFPSQGMYSGHWLGDNRSQWKDLYTSIAGMLTFNLLGIPLVGADVCGFSEETQEELCVRWTQLGAFYPFTRNHNAISMKPQDPTAFSPLARTAMKEALLLRYSLFPVLYTLFHHAHVHGHTVARPIMFEFPKDVKAYGIDKQFMWGKSLLVTPVLDPGVVYVDGYFPEGLWYDYYTGDCVTSKGEELQLNAPLDKINLHLREGSIIPTQAPNLTLWVSTGQPLHLVSALSQDGSASGDLFWDDGETIDTYETNQYAYIIFSIAQNTMTSQVLSNHIEASYITVESASFYGVTEKPSRVLVNSQDAPFTYRNNQVLTVADLGLSLSQNFTISWM
- the gaa2 gene encoding lysosomal alpha-glucosidase isoform X1; protein product: MVVLGTLIVTFITTLIATMVSYKKLNPEDVQFSSAVLSEEPVQGEASALEPEDASLLQRGPSCSVTTGLLVIGCLLLVLCGAWLLGAVLWLHTPNQQEHKPPLPGPGQTPGPKVQTSANDTAASFRTETCSLIPEAWRFDCYPERGVVVTRELCEARNCCFIPASTAFSSASRPSGKNGIPWCFYPSEFPSYSLVSLNDTLLGQKATLMKEVKTYYPGDILTIEVEMRYETDKRLRVRITDPSSSRFEVPISVPTVTNKTESPDYIIELSKQPFGLVVKRRSTGAVLLNTTVAPLFYADQFLQFSTSLPTQFIYGLGEHRSTFLHDVHWNTLTMWARDVPPTEQTNLYGAHPFYLAMEDGGNAHGFFLLNSNAMDVALQPTPALTWRTIGGILDFYIFLGPDPGSVVQQYVDVVGYPAMPVYWALGYHLCRWGYYTSNSTWEVVKSMRNYGIPQDVQWNDIDYMDKFMDFTYESKKFDTLPELVRDLHAHNQRYVMILDPGISSTQPEGSYWPFDEGVKRGVFIKDAEGKTLIGKVWPGLTAYPDFSDEVTHEWWYDNLQMFHDKVAFDGLWIDMNEPSNFLDGSTSGCPTNNLENPPYTPGVLGGLLRAKTLCATAQQKQSIHYNMHSLYGLMEAKASASALKRIVAKRPFVISRSTFPSQGMYSGHWLGDNRSQWKDLYTSIAGMLTFNLLGIPLVGADVCGFSEETQEELCVRWTQLGAFYPFTRNHNAISMKPQDPTAFSPLARTAMKEALLLRYSLFPVLYTLFHHAHVHGHTVARPIMFEFPKDVKAYGIDKQFMWGKSLLVTPVLDPGVVYVDGYFPEGLWYDYYTGDCVTSKGEELQLNAPLDKINLHLREGSIIPTQAPNLTLWVSTGQPLHLVSALSQDGSASGDLFWDDGETIDTYETNQYAYIIFSIAQNTMTSQVLSNHIEASYITVESASFYGVTEKPSRVLVNSQDAPFTYRNNQVLTVADLGLSLSQNFTISWM